CCCTTTTGGGCCGGGTCCGCTTCTTGGCGCTTTACCTGATCTCCGCCATCGGTGGGTCGGTCGGGTACCTCCTGCTTACGCCCCTCTATGTGCCGGGGCCTTCCCCCTATGGTGTCGTGGGTGCCTCCGGCGCCATCTTCGGTCTCTTTGGGGCGATGCTCCTGGTGCAGCGCCACCGGGGCGGTGACACCAGGCAACTTTGGATCCTGATCATCATTAACGGTGTGATCGGTTTTGTGGTCCCCCAGATCGCCTGGCAGGCCCACCTGGGCGGGCTGATCACCGGTGGCCTGTGTGCCGCGGTGATCGCGTACACCCCCCGCGGTCCCCGCCAGGGCCTGATCCAGGCAGCGGGTCTTGCAGCCGTGCTGCTCCTCCTCATCGCCGTGAGCTGGGTCAGGGTGACCACGGGCTAGGCCCAATCCTCCGGGCGCCGCCTGCGCGGCCCGCGTCCCGGCACCTTTCAGACCTCGGATCACAGACCCCGGCGTCCCCTGTGGACGCCGGGGTCTTCTGCGCCCGCCCGGTTGCCGTCCGTGCGGACAGCTCGCGCGCGGCTGCTGTCCCCCCAGGCAGCTCGCCCTCATCCTGGGGACGGCAGCAGGTCGGGAAAACTTATCCACAGGGGTTATCCACATTGTTGGTAACTTACACACGTGTAGTTCTTTGCTCGGTGAGGCCCTGGCTCCCGGAAGCCAGCTAGTTTTCGGAACCCAGCGTTTCGGCTATCCACAATTGTGGATAACCTCTGGGGATGGGCCTGTGGTTAAGTGGAAAAAAGCCCTGTTTTCCCAAACTGTGTGGAGAACCTGCAGCTCGCGGCTGTCTGCGGCCTGCTGACGTCGGCCGGGTGGTGACCTGTCAACAGGGTTATGCACAGTGTTAATAACTTACACACCGGTAGTTCGTTGTCCCGGGTTTCCGCAGCGGGGCCGCTGAGAGGTCACCGGCCTCCAGGCCTGTGGATTGTTGTCCACAGCTGTGGATAACTTGTGGGTAGTTCATTGTTAGTAAGTGGACAACTCCGGGCCATGGGAAGGTGTTCATAACCACCTTGAACCCAGATGCTCCCCAGCCAGGAGGACCGCCATGAGCGCCACGACCACCCAGCACATCTTTCTCGACAAGCAGCATCCAGTTGTTTGGCGTGCCCTGAACGGGCTGGGCCTGAAGGTGCGGGAGGCTGCGGAAGCGGCGGGAATCGACCGGAGGACCATTGAACTGCTCTACGTGCGTACCTCCCAGATCAACGGCTGCGCCTACTGCCTGGACATGCATGTGGGCGATGCGGTGAAGGCCGGCGAGACCCCGCAGCGTCTGGCCGTTCTGCCGGCCTGGCGCGATACGGCCCTGTTCACAGCCAAGGAGCGCGCGGCACTGGCTCTGACGGAATGTATTACCGAGCTGCCGGATCACCGAAGCCGCGAGCATGAGGAGGCCTATGCGCGCGAACACCTCAGTGCCGACGAATTTTCCGCCGTGAGCTGGCTCGCCATCACCATCAACGCCTTCAACCGGGTTTCCATCACTAGTCATCATCCCGTCCGTCGGGAACGCTGACCGGATCCCTTCCCGGCCGCAACGGCCATGGAAAGCGGCTTATCCACAGCTAATCCACACTGTTAATAACCGTGTGCAGGAACACTCCTGCCGCCCTTCCGTGCTTCAGGGCCTGTGCTGGATGCCGCGACTCCAGCTGCGCCGAAAGTTATGCACATTGTGGATAACTTTCCCAACAGTTGGGGAGAACTTTCCCGGCGAAGGCCGGATCAGGCGGGCCAGACCCCTGAGGACCCGCGGCGGTGGCTGGCCATCAAATGGGTGTCCACCATGCCGATGGCCTCCATGAGCGCATACATGGTGGTAGGGCCGACAAACGAGAACCCTTCCTTGCGCAGAGCCTTGGACAAGGCCACCGATTCCGCTGACTGGGTGGGGATATCCGCGTGGCTCGCCGGCTCTGGTGTCGCCGCGGGCTGGAACTGCCAGACGAAATCAACCAGGCCGCCCCGCTCCCTGAGCGAGACGGTGGCCCGGGCGTTGGTGATGGCGGCCCGGATCTTGAGCCGGTTGCGGACAATGCCGGCGTCCTGCATCAGACGCTCAACGTCGGCGTCGGTATACGCGGCGACCGTATCCGGATGGAATCCGTGAAAGGCGCTCCGGAAGGCCGGACGCTTGCGGAGGATGGTTGCCCAGGACAGGCCGGCCTGGAAGCCCTCCAGGCTGATGCGCTCGTACAGGCCTTGCTCGTCACGGACCGGCAGGCCCCACTCGGTGTCGTAGTACTCCCGCAGGAGCGGATCGACGGAAGCCCACGGCGGGCGGGCACGTCCGTCGTCGCCAATGATGGTGCCGTCTCCGCGGGCGGCAGCGCCTTCAGCGGGGATCATGCTGTACCGGCGTCAGGAGCGCCAGCGCGTGGTCATGAGGAAGCCGACAATGGCGATCCCGAAACCGGCCATGATATTCCATGAGCCCCAGGCCGGCACGGGCAGACGGCCTTCACTGATATAGAACGTGATGATCCACAGCAGTCCGATGATCATCAGGCCGAACATAACGGGCTTGAACCAGACTGCATTGGGCTTGTTTGCATGTGACGCGGATGCGGGCTGGGATCCGCTGGAAGTCTTCCGGCGTGACTTTGACTCGGGCACGTGCTCTCCTTGGCGGACTGGAGCAAGCTCGGCGCCGCGGGCTTGATATCCTGCAAGAAGGAAGTTGCCAGCGGTCTGCGCGATCTTGGTCAAATCTGGATTCTTACTAGCAGCCAATTCTAGCCGCAGTTCAGGGAGCACTAATGCCCGGCGCGGACCCCGGAGGAGAACGCGTGGTAGTGCAGGAGAGGGCGAGGCGCGCTGCCGTGCGGCCCGCCCGTGTACGCCCTGGCCGTGGCATCCTGCGCGGCACCGTGCAGGTAGTTGGTGAGCTCCTGATCACCGCCGGCCTGGTCCTGTTGCTCTTCGTGGGTTGGCAGCTGTGGTGGACCAACGTGGAGTCCGACGCCAGGCAGAGCGCCGTAATCAAGGAATTCGCCCAGGAGCTGGGCACTTCGGCACCGGCGGCCCCTTCCGGGGATAGTGCGGCAGCGCCGGCAGCCCCGGTTGATTACGGTGACCCCGTTGTAGGTACAGCACCAGGGCATGCCGGCACCATCGGCATCATGTACATTCCCCGGTTCGGCAACAACTACACCCGCCCCATTGTGCAGGGCACCACCGGCGATGTCCTGGACACCCTGGGCCTGGGCCATTACAACAATACGGCCATGCCCGGCGCGGTGGGCAACTTCGCGGTGGCAGGGCACCGGCAGACCCACGGGGCTGTGCTGGACAACATTCATACCCTTGTTCCAGGGGACAGGATCTATGTGCAGACCAAGGACGGATACTACGTCTACGTCTTCCGGAACAACCAGATCGTGATGCCGTCGCGCACCGATGTCCTGGAGCCGGTGCCCACCCGGCCTGGCGTGACCCCCACCGAAAGCTACCTCACCATGACCAGCTGCAACCCGCGCTTCGGCGCCGAGGAACGCATCATCGCCTATGCCCTGCTGGACAGTTGGCGCCCTGCCAGTGCCGGACCGCCCGCAGAAATCGCAGCCCAGGTGGCGGCGGCAGTGGGAGGTGGCTAAGCATGTACGGCTGGATCTTCCGTCATTTGCCGGGGCCTCTTTGGCTGCGGATTTTTACTTCGCTGGTGCTCATTGCCGGCGCCCTGGTCCTGATGGTCCAGTACCTGTTCCCCTGGATGTCAGATCTCACCCAGTTCACCGACTCAACGATTGGTGCCGCAAACCAGCCATGACTACAACCAAAATCCTCGTCGTCGATAATTACGACAGCTTCGTTTACACCCTGGTGGGCTACCTCCAGGAGCTCGGCGCCCAAACCACTGTTGTCCGCAATGACGACGTGACCCTCGCCGAGGCAATCGAGATGGCAGAAAGCCGGGACGGCGTGCTCATTTCTCCGGGCCCGGGCAACCCGGCCGAGGCAGGGGTCTGCGTCGATCTGATCAAATGGTGCGGTGAGAACAATAAGCCAATGTTCGGGGTGTGCCTGGGGCATCAGGCCCTCGCTGAAGCCTACGGCGGCACGGTGACCCACGCGCCGGAACTCATGCATGGCAAGACGTCACTCGTGGAGCACAACGGCACCAGCGTGTTCGCCGGACTCCCCTCGCCCGTCACGGCAACGCGTTACCACTCGCTTGCGGCCGTGCGTGAAACCATTCCCGACGTTCTCGAAATCACCGCCCAGACCGCTTCCGGCGTGATCATGGGCCTGCAGCACCGCACCGCACCCCTGTGCGGCGTGCAGTTCCACCCTGAGTCTGTCCTGACCGAGGGGGGCTACCAGATGCTGGGTAACTGGCTGGAGTCGCTGGGCATGACGGGTGCGGCAGCCCGTGCGGCCACCCTGAGTCCGCTGATCCAGCACTGAGTTGATCCGGCACTGAGTTGATCCAGCACTGAGTTGATCCGGCACTGACAGGTACACGCGCCAAGAACGCGGGGTCACTTCCCGCCCGATATCCCCGCGGGGAAGGGCGGAAAGTGACCCCGCGTTGCTCTTGGGTTAGCCCCGGCCGGTCCGGGTGGGACTGGGGCTGGGAGTCGGTGTCGGCGAGGGTGCGGGCGGTGGCGGCGGTGGCGGCGGAGCCTTGGCCACCACCACGTTGATGGTTTTGCCCTGATCAACGGCCGCGTTCACCGGTTCGCTCTGGTCCGTCACCCGGCCGGCTTCCACTTCCGGGTTCTCCACCTCCTGGACGTTCGGCACCAGGCCCAGGTCCTTCAGGGTGGCTTCCGCCTCTGCACGGGTGCGGCCGCGCAGCTCCGGCATGGCCACCTTGCCGGTGGAGATGACAATCTCCACTGTGCTGCCCACTCCCACCATCTGGCCCGGCGCCGGGTTGGTGGTGATAACCCGGCCGCCCGGTACCGTGGCGCTGTTGGCCGTGGCGGTGGACGGGGCGCCTACCAGCCCCGTCTGCCGCAGGATATCCCGGGCCGCGGCCTCGGTCTGGCCGGGCAGGTTGTCTGGGACCTTCACAGCGGCGGGACCGTCAGAGATATTCAAAACAACTTCGGCATTGGGGTCCACCGAAGTTCCGGCCACGGGATCGGTGCCAATCGCCGTGCCGGCAGGGATGGTGTCGTGTTTGATGCGGTGGCTCTTCGGGCGGAGTTTGGCGCCGAAGAGTTCCTGCAGCGCCGCGGACTCCGTCATGGAGGTGACGGCAGGTATCTCCACCTTGGGCGGCGGCGGAGGCGGCTGGTTCATGATCTGGAACAGCCACAGACCGCCGCCGGCCAAAACCAGCAGCGTGAATATGATGAGCGTGGCGATCCAGGTACGACGGCGGGACTTCTGGCGTGCGGTTCGCTCGCGTTCCGGCGGGAGTCCCAACGGCAGCTCGTCCTCGTCCAGCCGCTCACCCAAGGCGGATGCGTGGACGGGAACTGTTGTGCCGTCGTCGTGCATGTCCGCGAGCTCAAAGCGCCCGGTCGGGGCGTCGTCGAGGAAACTGGCCCCCGTAACGGAAAACGCTTCGGTGGCAGCCGATTGCATGGGTGTGGGGACGTGGTCGTTGGGATCGGTGGGGGCCTCGGATGCCGGGAGCGCGGCAACAGGCACCCCGGCGCGGGCCGCGCGCAGGGCGCGACGGAACGCCGCGGCATCCTGGAAGCGGTCATCCCGGTTCTTCTGCAGGGCCTTGGCCAGGACGCTGTCCAGGGCCGGTGAGACCTCGGGATTCAGGCTGCTGGCCGGCTCGTGGATCTCGCGGACGTGCTGGTAAGCCACCGACACCGGACTGTCACCGATGAAGGGCGGCCGGCCGGTGAGCATTTCGTAGAGCAGGCAGGCCGCGGAGTAGAGGTCGCTGCGGGCGTCAACGGTTTCGCCGCGGGCCTGTTCCGGCGAGAGGTACTGGGCGGTTCCCACCACAGCCTGCGTCTGGGTCATGGTGGCGGCCGAATCAGCCATGGCCCGGGCAATCCCGAAGTCCATGACCTTAATGGAATTGGACCCTTCCAGGACCATCACGTTGGCCGGCTTGATGTCCCGGTGGACGATGCCCGCCTTGTGGCTGTATTCGAGCGCGGAGAGGACCCCGAGGCAGAATTCGATGGCCTGGTCGACGCTGACTTCCTTGGCCCGGATCAGGTCGCGGAGCGTCTTGCCCTCCACGAACTCCATCACGATGTACGGCACCCGGACGCTGTCCTCTGAACCGTCCTGCACGGTGTGTTCGCCGGTGTCATAAATGGCGACGATGGAGGGATGGTTCAGGGCAGCCACGGACTGGGCTTCCCGCTTGAACCGGGCGCGGAACTGTGGGTCACGGGCCATGTCCGGGCGGAGCAGTTTCACTGCCACCGTCCGGCCGAGCCGGGTATCCAGGCCCCGGTGGACGTCCGCCATTCCCCCGCGGCCGATCAGTCCGCCGAGTTCGTAGCGTCCACTCAGGACACGTTGGTTGTCCACCGGGACATTGTCCTCACGGTGCAGCGGGGTACGGGGCGAATCATTCACGAGGTGTCCTGGCGGCTACGGTGCGCAGGTTGGAGGCTGTCCCTGCACCTGACCCGGGTTGCAGGTGGGCAGGGTGGTGGAGGCGGCCGACGGCGACTGGGCTGCGGTGGGGCGGGGCGCCGGGGTTGGGGTTGTCTGCGTCGGGGTGGGGACAGGCGCCGGTGCGACGGCGTAGGTGATGGTCACCGGGGTCCCGACTTCCACCCTTCCCGTCCGGGACAGCGCAATGACCGAGTCCGGCGCGGAAGTCGCATCCACCTGCGGCTGGATGGTGACATCCAGGTTCATGGCGGAGAGCTGCGACTGCACGGTCCGGTAGTCCTTGCCGAGATATGCCTCGGGAATAATATTCACCGTCTCCACGGTGGGGGTCGGCGTGGCACTGGGCTGGCTGGGCGTGGGCGTCGCCGACTGCGAAGTCCGGGTGGGGCTCGCGCTCGTGGACGGCGGACTGCTCGACGCGGAGGTGGTGGCCGCCTCCTTGGCCGGGAAAAGAATTCCCTGCTGGGTAAGCAGGAACCCAACCAGCGCGAACAGGACCAGCAGGATCAAGGCGACCAGCGGCCACGTCCAGGGGCTGCGGCCCCGACGGGCGGGTTCATCCGCAGGCTCGTCGTCGTACGTTTCTTCTTCCTGGACCCAGCTCCGCTCGGCAGCCAGGGCATCTGCACGCGAGAGCGTGCTCCCGGCTCCGGTCATCGCCGTGGTGGCAGGGCCGTCGGCATCGGCTGCGCCCGCGGCCGCCGCACCGGCCGCGGCACCGCCGGCAGCTCCGGCAGCTGCGGCGCCGAGCACAGGCAGGGCCGACGTCGACGTTGTGCTGTTGTCCTTCTGGCTGATGACACCGGTGGGTGCCGTGGCTACGTCCACCGGCGCCGTGATGGGCCCGGTGTCCGCCTCGTACAGCAGCATGCCCGGAACCGCGGCGTGGGCCGCGCTGATATCGCCGTTGCGGATGGCTTCGGCAGCCTCGGACAGCTTGATCGCGTTGGCCGGACGGTTCTTGGGATCCTTGGCCAGCATGGACATCAGGAGCGCCCGGACCGGCTTCGGCAGGCTTTCGGGCAGCGGCGGCGGTGCATCATTCACCTGGGCCAGGGCGATCGCGATCTGGGACTCGCCGGAGAACGGGCGGTGGCCGGTGAGGCACTCATAGCCGATCACACCCAGGGCGTATATATCCGAGGCGCCGGTGGCGACCTGGCCGGTGGCCTGCTCCGGGGCGAGATACTGGGCGGTCCCCATCACCTGGCCGGTCTGTGTCAGCGGCACCTGGTCAGCCAGGCGGGCGATGCCGAAGTCCGTCACCTTGACCCGGCCGTCCGGGGTAATCAGCAGGTTCCCGGGCTTGATGTCGCGGTGCACCAGGCCCTGCGCGTGGGCCACGGACAGTGCCCTGGCGGTCTGGGCGATCATGGACAGCGTGCGGTCCGGGGACAGCACCTGTTCGTGTTCGATGATGCTGCTCAACGGCTGGCCCGGGACCAGCTCCATCACAAGGTAGGCCGAGCCCTCTTCCTCGCCGTAGTCAAAGACGTTGGCGATGCCCACGTGGTTCAGCAGCGCAGTGTGGCGCGCCTCGGCGCGGAAACGCTGGAGGAAGCCGGGATCGCCCGTGTATTCCTCTTTCAGCACCTTGATGGCGACGATCCGGCCCAGGACAAGGTCCTTGGCCTTCCAGACCTCTCCCATCCCGCCGATCGCGATCCGCGTGGTCAGCTGGAATCTGCCGCCGAGGGTGATTCCCGTTGTTGGCCTCACTTATTCAACACCGCCTCAAAAATCTTCTTCGCATTCGGACTGGTTAGCTTTGCGCCGGTGGCGATGTCCACGCCCTCCATGGCGATGGTGACACTCACCTGCGGGTTGTTCGCCGGGGCAAAACCGGTGAACCAGGAGTTGTTCAGGCCGTTGCCCAGCTCAGCGGTTCCGGTCTTGCCTGCCACCTGGACGCCGGGGACGCTCGCGCCGCCGGCGATGCCCTGGCTCACCGCGCTGGCCATCCATTCAGTGATCTGTTTGGCGATTTCCGGGCTGGTGGACGTGCGGAGCGCCTCGGGTTTGGGTTCGTCAATGACCCGTAGATCCGGGGACCGCAGCGTCTTGATCAGGCTGGGTTTCATCTGCACGCCGTTGTTGGCGATGGCCGCGGTCATCATGGCGATCTGCAGCGGGGTGACGCGAATGTCCTTCTGGCCGATGACCGACTGAGCGAGTCCGGGCGCGTCCAGGTTGTCCGGGAAACCATTGCCCTTGGCGTACGCGAGTTTGAGCTGGTCTCCCACGTCCTGGCCGAAGCCGAACTTGGTTGCCTGTTCGGCGATGGCGTCCCGGCCAAGATCCAGGGCAATGCTGGCGAACGGGGTGTTGCAGGACTGCTGCAGGGCGAACGCAAACGTGGCGGTGTCCCGGGTGTAGCAGTTGCCGCCGGCGTAGTTGGGCAGGGTGTACGAGATGCCGGGGAAGGGCAGCTGCGCCGGGTTGGGCAGCTCGCTGTCCTTGTTGTATTTTCCGGAATTGAGGGCGGCGGCGGTGGTGACGAGTTTGAACACGGAGCCGGGCGCGAGCAGCTCACCGGTGGGACCGCTGACGTTTTGGTTCAGGTTGATCCCGGGAACCTTGAGCAGCTCGTTGATGTTGGCTGCTTCCGCAGTGGGGTCCTGGGTTGCGATGAGGTTGGGATCGTAGGACGGTTTGGAGGCCATGGCGAGGATGGCGCCCGTCTTGGGATTGGTGACCACGATGGAGCCGCGCTGGCCGTCCGGGATGAGGTCGTATGCGAGCTTCTGGATGGCAGGATCCACCGTCAGCTCCACTGAGGCGCCTTTCGGCTGGTTGCCCAGGAAGAGCTGGCCGATGCGGTCCAGGAATTGCTGGTCCGAGCTCCCGGCGAGCTGGTCACGCATGGCCTGCTCCAGCCCGGTGGCACCGTAGTTCTGCGAGAAGTAGCCGGTGAGGCCGGCGTAGAGCTGCGGCTGGGGGTAGGTCCGCTGGAACCCGCACTGTTCGGAGCCCGGCACGGATTCAGCCACGGGGTTTCCGCCCACAATGATGGCGCCCCGGTCGTTGCAGTAGTCCTGCAGGATGGCCCGGTTGTTCCAGGCATTCGCTTTCAGATCGTCCGCGCCGATCACCTGGACGTAGCTGATGGCGCCGAAAAGCAGCGCGAACAAAGCGATGGCCGCAACCCATGAGTTCCTGATGGCCTGGTTCACAGGGGTTTCACCGCCTCGGTTGGTTTGTTGGTGGCGTCGGGTGCTGTTTCGTCACTCGGCGGCAGGGGTGTGGTGTCCACGGGGCCGCGGGCCGTATGGGAAATCATCAGCAGCAGGCCCACAATGATCCAGTTGGCCAGGAGCGAGGACCCGCCGGCCGCAAGGAACGGGGTGGTGAGCCCGGTCAGCGGAATCAGGCGCGTCACGCCGCCGATGACCACGAAACACTGCAGCGCCACCGCGAAGGACAGCCCGCACGCCAGCAGCTTTCCGAACGCGTCCCGGGTGCCCAGGGCTGCCCGGAACCCGCGCGTGAACAGGAGCAAATACATCATGACGACGGCGAAGAGCCCGATCAGCCCCAGTTCCTCGCCGAGCGAGGCGATGATCATGTCGCTGTTGGCGAAGGGAACCAGGTTCGGCCTGCCCTGGCCCAGTCCCGTACCCACCAGGCCGCCGCTGGCCATACCGAACAGGCCTTCGACGATCTGGTAGCTGCCGCCGAACTGGCGTCCGTACACCTCTTCAGTGAAGGCGTTCAGCCAGCCGTCGATCCTGAGGCCGACGTGCGAGAAGACCTTGGACGCCACGAAGCCGCCGCCGACGAGCAGCGCCACGCCGATCACCACCCAGCTGATCCGGCTGGTGGCCACGTAGATCATCACGATGAACAGGCCGAAGAACAGCACCGATGAGCCGAGGTCGCGCTGGAAGATCAGCACGCCGATGCTTACCAGCCAGGCCGTGATCATGGGGCCCATGTCCTTGAACCGGGGGAACTGCAGGGGACCGATTTTCCGGCCGGCCAGCAGGATCAGATCGCGGTTGGAGGAAAGATACCCCGCGAAGAATATAGCCAGCGTGATCTTGGCGATCTCGCCGGGCTGGAAAGTCATGGGGCCGAGCCTGATCCAGACACGGGCGCCGAGAATCTCCCCGGCCGAGATCCCCGGAACCAGCGGCAGAATCAGCAACAGGGCGCTCACCGCGAGGGAAATGTAGGTGAACCGGCGCAGCATGCGATGGTCCTTGAGGAACCAGATCACTGCGATGGCCACGGCCATGGCGATCAGGGTCCAGCGCAGCTGGTTGTTGCCGGTGTCGTCGCCCGGGGCATCCAGCCGGTGGATCATGGCCAGGCCCAGACCGTTGAGGGCCACCACCAGCGGAAGTATAACCGGATCGGCATACTTAGCGCGGATGCGCAGCACCAGATGGAATGCCAGTGCGGCCACGGCCAGCAGGCTGGACTGGAACCAGAAATCGGAGTCGAAGGCCTTCGCCTTGTCCACGCCCACCATCATGTTGGCGCCGACGCCAACGGCAAGGGCAAGGGCGAGAAGGAGCAGCTCCACGTTGCGTCGTGGCTTGGGTATGGTGCTGAGCTGGCTCATCGGACCCCCTCACAGACGGCTGTCGGGCTGGTGGACGGAGTGGGCGTGGGAACGGGCGCGGGATTGGCGGCGTCCGGAGGCGGAGCGGGTGCGGTGGGCGTGGGGCTGGCCGGTGTGGCGGAAGCACTCGGCGAGGCGGTCAGGCACTCATCGGCGGGCGCTATGGTGCCGGTCCCCTCGAGGTTCTTCACGATCCGCTGGGCGTCATACAGGTCCCGCGCCGGAACTGTCTGGCGCACCCGCTGCTGGGAGAACAGGGGCAGGGAGTCCATCCGGATTTCGGTCACTGCCTCCAGGGTGGAGAGCTGGATGGGCCCGAGGCGCTGCGAGACGCCGTTGTAGATGGCCACGCGCGAATCGAATTCCCCGATGTAGTACCGGGTCTGGGTCCAGGCGTAGCCGAGCCAGAGGCCCACGGTCAGGACCAGCAGCACGGAGGCGGCGATGGACCAGGTGACCCAGCGCCGGGGCTTGGCCGGCTCAAGGATCTCGTCAGCATCATCGGCAGCCGGGGTCTCGGCCTTATGGGTCAGGACGGTGGCTGCGCGCCTGGCCACGGTACGCCCGGCGATGGTGGGAATGGAGCCGGATTCCGCGGCGGTGGCAGCGGCCCCGACCAGTTCGTGCGGGCGGGAGGAAAGCTCCTGGCGAAGCACTTCGGCGGAGAGGTGCTCGCCCAGGTGCGGGTCCGTGGAGGTGCCCGGCTCAGGTTCGGTGGGCAGTTCTGCCGCAGGTTTCGGGACCGGTGATGCGTCGCTGCCGGCATCGGCCGCGGGAGCGGCTGCAACTGTGGCGCCCGCGGATTCAGTCCCGGGTTGGGCGTCGGCGGCCGCTGCCGGAGGTACGACGTCGACGGCGGCGGTACTGACGTCGTCGGGCGTTTCCTCCACGATCTCAACCATGACCACGGTGACGTTGTCCGGCGATCCTGCTTCGAGAGTCAAGTCAATCAGCGTTTCAACGCACTCGCGGAGGTCCTTGGTCTCACGGACGGTGCGCTCGACCACATGCCCGGCCACGTAGTTCAGGCCGTCGGAGCAGAGCAGCCAGCGCTCCCCGGGCTTGACGTCCATGGTGTCCACGTCCAGTTCGGGGCTGGCATCGACGTCTCCGAGGACGCGCATCAGGACGTTCTTGTGGGGATGGGTTTCGGCTTCCTCGGGCCGCAGCCGTCCCTCGTCGATGAGCCGCTGCACAAACGTGTGGTCCACGCTGACCTGTTCGAAGACGCCGTCGCGGAGGCGGTAGGCGCGGGAATCGCCGATGTGGGCGATGTGAAGCTTGCCCTCGGCGAGCAGCAGTGAGGTGACGGTGGTGCCCATG
The window above is part of the Pseudarthrobacter sp. IC2-21 genome. Proteins encoded here:
- a CDS encoding FtsW/RodA/SpoVE family cell cycle protein, coding for MSQLSTIPKPRRNVELLLLALALAVGVGANMMVGVDKAKAFDSDFWFQSSLLAVAALAFHLVLRIRAKYADPVILPLVVALNGLGLAMIHRLDAPGDDTGNNQLRWTLIAMAVAIAVIWFLKDHRMLRRFTYISLAVSALLLILPLVPGISAGEILGARVWIRLGPMTFQPGEIAKITLAIFFAGYLSSNRDLILLAGRKIGPLQFPRFKDMGPMITAWLVSIGVLIFQRDLGSSVLFFGLFIVMIYVATSRISWVVIGVALLVGGGFVASKVFSHVGLRIDGWLNAFTEEVYGRQFGGSYQIVEGLFGMASGGLVGTGLGQGRPNLVPFANSDMIIASLGEELGLIGLFAVVMMYLLLFTRGFRAALGTRDAFGKLLACGLSFAVALQCFVVIGGVTRLIPLTGLTTPFLAAGGSSLLANWIIVGLLLMISHTARGPVDTTPLPPSDETAPDATNKPTEAVKPL
- a CDS encoding PP2C family serine/threonine-protein phosphatase is translated as MAEETPADEAKPVQRPLIMRYAARSDVGRVRAKNDDSAYVGRHLAVVADGMGGHAGGDVASAATVLDMLHLDHGDYHGDAVTVLADEIQTANSLLSELVHINPKLAGMGTTVTSLLLAEGKLHIAHIGDSRAYRLRDGVFEQVSVDHTFVQRLIDEGRLRPEEAETHPHKNVLMRVLGDVDASPELDVDTMDVKPGERWLLCSDGLNYVAGHVVERTVRETKDLRECVETLIDLTLEAGSPDNVTVVMVEIVEETPDDVSTAAVDVVPPAAAADAQPGTESAGATVAAAPAADAGSDASPVPKPAAELPTEPEPGTSTDPHLGEHLSAEVLRQELSSRPHELVGAAATAAESGSIPTIAGRTVARRAATVLTHKAETPAADDADEILEPAKPRRWVTWSIAASVLLVLTVGLWLGYAWTQTRYYIGEFDSRVAIYNGVSQRLGPIQLSTLEAVTEIRMDSLPLFSQQRVRQTVPARDLYDAQRIVKNLEGTGTIAPADECLTASPSASATPASPTPTAPAPPPDAANPAPVPTPTPSTSPTAVCEGVR